The following are from one region of the Salvia splendens isolate huo1 chromosome 2, SspV2, whole genome shotgun sequence genome:
- the LOC121788700 gene encoding arogenate dehydratase 1-like: MRSLNSPAAVDLKSLIRTAVPPGTTRVGSGHRSIIQCNVNSSTNNQATGISFGPGRARYEWQSACAILASKVESQQQDTQKSGADVVNGHATLDLVPVKDQSTSPATVPLKKPLSIADFSPAPLHGAQLRVAYQGVPGAYSEAAAGKAYPNCEAIPCDQFEVAFQAVELWLADRAVLPVENSLGGSIHRNYDLLLRHRLHIVGEVQLPVHHCLLALPGVRKEYLTRVISHPQALSQCEHTLTKLGLNVVREAVDDTAGAAEYIATNNLRDTAAIASARAAELYGMQILADGIQDDSGNVTRFVMLAREPIIPRTDRPFKTSIVFAHEKGTSVLFKVLSAFAFRNISLTKIESRPHRHRPIRLVDDANVGTAKHFEYMFYIDFDASMADVRAQNALAEVQEFTSFLRVLGSYPMDMTPWSPSSSAADD, encoded by the coding sequence ATGCGGTCCCTTAATTCCCCCGCCGCCGTGGACCTCAAATCCCTTATCCGTACAGCGGTGCCGCCTGGCACAAcccgggtcgggtcgggtcacCGGTCCATTATCCAGTGCAACGTCAATTCCAGCACTAATAATCAGGCGACCGGCATTAGCTTCGGGCCGGGCCGGGCCCGATACGAGTGGCAGAGCGCGTGCGCAATCCTGGCCAGCAAAGTGGAATCGCAGCAGCAGGACACTCAGAAGAGCGGCGCCGACGTCGTCAACGGCCACGCCACGCTCGACCTCGTCCCCGTCAAGGACCAATCCACCTCGCCGGCCACGGTGCCCTTGAAAAAGCCGCTTAGCATCGCCGATTTCTCGCCGGCGCCGCTGCACGGCGCGCAGCTCCGAGTCGCCTACCAAGGCGTCCCCGGCGCGTACAGCGAGGCTGCCGCCGGGAAAGCCTACCCTAACTGCGAGGCGATTCCCTGTGACCAATTCGAGGTGGCTTTCCAAGCTGTGGAGCTCTGGCTCGCCGACCGCGCCGTCCTCCCGGTGGAGAACTCCCTCGGCGGCTCGATCCACCGGAATTATGACCTCCTCCTCCGCCACCGCCTCCACATCGTCGGCGAGGTGCAGCTCCCCGTCCACCACTGCCTCCTCGCCCTCCCCGGCGTCAGGAAGGAGTATCTCACGCGCGTGATTAGCCATCCCCAGGCGCTCTCCCAATGCGAGCACACGCTCACCAAATTGGGGCTGAATGTAGTCCGCGAGGCGGTCGACGATACCGCCGGCGCCGCGGAGTACATCGCCACGAACAACCTCCGCGACACGGCGGCGATCGCGTCGGCGCGCGCGGCGGAGCTGTACGGGATGCAGATCCTCGCCGACGGGATCCAGGACGACAGCGGCAACGTCACCAGATTCGTGATGCTGGCGCGCGAGCCGATCATTCCGCGGACAGATCGGCCGTTCAAAACGAGCATCGTGTTCGCGCACGAGAAGGGGACCAGCGTGCTTTTCAAGGTGCTCTCCGCCTTCGCCTTCCGCAACATCAGCCTCACGAAGATCGAGTCGCGGCCGCACCGCCACCGCCCGATCCGCCTCGTCGACGACGCCAATGTCGGCACCGCCAAGCACTTCGAGTACATGTTCTACATCGATTTCGATGCCTCCATGGCCGACGTCAGGGCGCAGAATGCCCTCGCCGAGGTACAGGAGTTCACCTCCTTCCTCAGAGTGCTCGGCAGCTACCCTATGGATATGACGCCGTGGTCGCCGTCGTCGTCCGCCGCCGATGATTAG